TGTGGTAGGAGAGGAACTTTATAATCTTTTAAAAGAATATGAAGTTAAAGATCCTCAGGAACAACCATAATTATAAACAGTGGCTTTAGCCTTTTTATCCGGCAGTAAGATCACTCTATTTCCTATTTAACATGACGAATGCCCCAATCGTAGTTTTATTGCTACGATTGGGGCATTTTTTGCTTGCTTAGCTTTTTAGAGCCGGTTTCAAATTTAAAAGCGAAAATTTTTAGTCATTAGAAAAAACACGTACAATTTCGCCTACAAACATATTGTGGTAATCTTTGTTTGGGTACCAGCGCTCGTCAAGTGACTGATCAAGCAGATATTTTGGTTCCAGAGGCTGGCGATAAAGCTTTTTGCAAATAAAGGTGAGCGAAGCTTCTTTAAAAATCGGTGCCTCTTTAAATTCTGCCAGATGCAGACCTGCTTCGGTAATCTTCTGATTTTCTCCGCCGGAGTGACTTCCACAGTAGTTAAGTGC
This genomic window from Caproicibacterium sp. BJN0003 contains:
- a CDS encoding flavin reductase family protein, producing MKEISLDKFEFSPFNKIAKDWMLVSAGTPESCSTLTASWGGVGVLWGKDVVFSFIRPQRHTLKFIDQEDYFSITFLKDGYRDALNYCGSHSGGENQKITEAGLHLAEFKEAPIFKEASLTFICKKLYRQPLEPKYLLDQSLDERWYPNKDYHNMFVGEIVRVFSND